The following coding sequences lie in one Silene latifolia isolate original U9 population chromosome 5, ASM4854445v1, whole genome shotgun sequence genomic window:
- the LOC141655500 gene encoding uncharacterized protein LOC141655500 has protein sequence MLEGWSVTTNCSLHKGGRVWLLWRPTVFDVNIIQYDPQFIHSRILIKATQQVFLLTIVYAFNEGSQRLDLWDNLKIGAFFTWTNKQDNLGHRKYNRLDRFLVNQEWVDVFPDMHAHFHPEGLMDHTPCIVRNVKLDSRRANSFKYFNMWSDAPNFLDTVKSYWSQQIDGTKMFRVVKILKALKGGLKNLNKECFSDVELNASKANHTLEEIQLQLQDNYDNPDLITLELQALDKVRFWTKARDSFLQQKAKTQWIDEGDRNTAYFHNVIKKRCLRNKIVQIEDQYVHCGLLGSKKETEHVRMEVLQTGSFCSDQHCISLLSPVTKEEIKSAVFSIPKDKAPRPDGYTSGFFKDSWDIIGDA, from the exons ATGCTTGAGGGATGGAGTGTTACAACCAATTGTAGTTTGCATAAAGGTGGGAGGGTCTGGTTGTTATGGAGGCCTACTGTGTTTGATGTCAACATTATTCAATATGATCCTCAATTCATCCATTCTAGGATCTTAATTAAGGCCACTCAGCAAGTTTTCCTTCTTACTATTGTATATGCTTTCAATGAGGGCTCACAGAGATTGGATTTATGGGATAATTTGAA AATCGGTGCTTTCTTCACTTGGACAAATAAGCAAGATAATCTTGGTCATAGGAAGTACAATAGATTGGATAGATTTCTAGTCAATCAAGAGTGGGTAGATGTGTTCCCTGATATGCATGCACATTTTCATCCGGAAGGGCTCATGGACCATACTCCTTGCATTGTTAGAAATGTGAAATTGGATAGCAGGAGAGCCAATAGCTTtaagtactttaatatgtggagtgATGCTCCAAATTTTCTTGACACAGTAAAGAGCTATTGGAGTCAGCAGATTGATGGTACTAAGATGTTTAGGGTGGTTAAGATATTGAAGGCTCTAAAGGGAGGTCTTAAGAATCTTAACAAGGAGTGTTTTTCAGATGTAGAACTCAATGCAAGCAAAGCCAATCACACACTTGAGGAAATTCAATTGCAACTTCAGGATAATTATGATAACCCTGATCTTATTACTCTTGAATTGCAGGCTCTTGATAAAGTGAGATTCTGGACAAAAGCTAGGGATAGTTTTTTGCAACAGAAAGCTAAGACTCAATGGATAGATGAAGGGGATAGAAATACTGCTTATTTTCACAATGTTATTAAGAAAAGATGCCTGAGAAACAAGATAGTGCAGATTGAAGATCAGTATGTACACTGT GGTCTGCTAGGCAGTAAGAAGGAGACTGAACATGTGAGAATGGAGGTTCTGCAGACTGGCTCCTTTTGCAGTGATCAACATTGTATTTCCTTATTATCTCCAGTCACTAAAGAAGAAATTAAGAGTGCAGTATTCTCTATTCCTAAGGATAAGGCTCCTAGGCCTGATGGATATACCAGTGGATTCTTCAAGGATTCATGGGACATTATTGGGGATGCATGA